A window of the Acanthochromis polyacanthus isolate Apoly-LR-REF ecotype Palm Island chromosome 10, KAUST_Apoly_ChrSc, whole genome shotgun sequence genome harbors these coding sequences:
- the nudt22 gene encoding uridine diphosphate glucose pyrophosphatase NUDT22, whose translation MDPDVSVLLHCERWKGLLESQVQVELSERFNRQTDPTVERHIEELWTERVSREPWLFNGAKFRLHSFCFALPKHPPSTRSSHIPLLNCAGDQGGQTNSHTVLEDVLQQTKLLQDSSTCGCTDVSPDIHSRSGPVLTLRLGLTCYKDYLGTNWSSRVAELRRRGEAEFSDPVALLAQPLGVGAVLRTADGQVVLIRRSQKVAEAGGLLDIPGGHPEPKVVCERLGQAVCEENISVEMMQQKLEVVVSELFSSVCAEIRDEVNVPLSSLGEPVLLGVGLNHISAGRPSAEFYVSCSLTSDEVRQLYWKGGPEAHESTDVVFVSRAELLQLNSSSPLWSELCPSAKGAVILYQTVKPDGGTEKTTPQNGPT comes from the exons ATGGACCCAGATGTGTCGGTGCTGCTGCACTGTGAACGCTGGAAGGGGCTGCTGGAGTCTCAAGTACAAGTGGAGCTTTCTGAAAG GTTTAACAGGCAGACGGATCCGACTGTAGAGCGTCACATCGAGGAGCTGTGGACGGAGCGGGTCTCCAGGGAGCCGTGGCTTTTCAACGGGGCCAAATTCAGGCTTCATTCTTTCTGCTTTGCTCTTCCAAAACACCCACCATCCACTCGTTCCTCCCACATCCCCCTGTTGAACTGTGCAGGGGACCAGGGTGGACAAACTAACAGCCACACCGTACTAGAGGACGTCCTTCAACAGACTAAATTGTTGCAGGATTCTTCCACATGTGGCTGCACAGACGTCTCACCTGATATTCACTCACGCTCCGGGCCTGTCCTGACTCTGAGACTCGGCCTCACCTGCTACAAGGACTATCTGGGAACGAACTGGTCGAGTCGGGTGGCGGAGCTCCGTCGGCGAGGAGAGGCGGAGTTCAGCGACCCTGTGGCGCTGCTGGCCCAGCCGCTGGGCGTCGGCGCCGTGCTGAGGACGGCTGACGGTCAGGTGGTGCTGATCAGGAGGAGCCAGAAGGTGGCGGAGGCTGGAGGGCTCCTGGACATTCCTGGAGGACACCCAGAGCCCAAG GTGGTGTGTGAGCGTCTGGGCCAGGCGGTGTGTGAGGAGAACATCAGTGTGGAGATGATGCAGCAGAAACTGGAGGTGGTCGTCTCCGAGCTCTTCTCCTCCGTGTGTGCAGAGATCAGAGACGAG GTGAATGTTCCTCTGAGTTCTCTGGGAGAACCGGTTCTTCTGGGCGTCGGTCTGAATCACATCAGCGCTGGAAGACCGAGTGCTGAGTTCTACGTCAG CTGCTCCCTGACCTCTGATGAAGTCAGACAGTTGTACTGGAAAGGAGGACCAGAAGCCCACGAGTCCACAGACGTCGTGTTCGTCAGCAGAGCG GAGCTCCTGCAGCTGAACAGCAGCAGCCCTCTGTGGTCCGAGTTGTGTCCTTCAGCTAAAGGAGCCGTGATTCTTTATCAGACTGTGAAACCCGACGGAGGCACCGAGAAGACGACGCCACAAAACGGACCCACATGA